The DNA segment GGCGTCGCCAAGTGGCAAGGCATCAGCCTTCCAAGCTGACATCGCGGGTCCGAATCCCGTCGCCCGCTCCTTGGGCCCGTAGCTCAACGGCAGAGCAGCTCCCTCATAAGGAGTTGGTTGATGGTTCGAGCCCATCCGGGCCCACTTGGATTTATTCCTTGAAGATGTCCATCCACAAATCGAAATCCTCCGCGTCCGGCGGAGGTTTTTCTTTCTCCATGGGGTGCGGAACGAACCGCATCCGGCGCAAAAATTCCTGAGCGGAAAGGATCTTCGCCCCGGCGCGCAATGCCCGTCGGCGGACCTCGGTATCCGAGCTGACGACGATGTAGTGGCGCGCGTCCCCGCGCCCGCGCAGAAAATCGAGGATTGCGTCGTCGGCGCGGCGCGGCGGGGGGATGAAATGCGCCCGGACCCAGCCTCCTCCGCGGACCGGCGGCCCCAGGTCCGGCCGGCCGCGATCGAAGAACACCACCATCTTGCAGCGGGCCGCCGCCCCGAACCGCTCGAGCAGCCGCAGCAGCTGATGCTCGTCTCCCGGGTCGGAAAGCGCCAAACCCGGAAAGGCTCCGATCAAGTTGTGGCCGTCGATCACGTAGGGCACCGTTCACCGTCCTGCGGCCGTCGGCGGTTGATTGCGTGCGCGGGAGGTGCTACACTGAACGCAAGAAGCACGCGGAGGAAACCATGGCCAAGCGATGGATATTTTACCTCGCGCTGAACGTTTTGGTTTCGGCGGCGACGATGCTCGGCGTGCTGTTCCTCTGGAATCGATCGCAGCAATCCGCGGCGCCCGCGCCGACCGCTCCGCTCACGCTCCAGCCGCACGGGGAGGTCCTCCCCCTTCCTGCCGTGTCCCCGACCCCGAAAACCTTCCTCTATACCGTCAAGGCGGGAGACACCCTCGGCCGGATCGCCGAGCAGTTCGGAGTCACCGTCGAAGAATTGGTGGAGGTGAACAACCTGGAAAATCCGGACTGGCTGGAGCCGGGGATGACGCTGATCATCCCGGTGCACGGCGAGACGGGCCGCGCCGTCCCGGACGATCCGACTGTCACCCCCCAGGAGGGGGAGCAGGCGCCGTGGCCCTTCATTGAATCCGTAGTCTCCCCCGGCAACCTGCTGTTCGAAGCGGTGCGCATCACCAATCCCGGTCCGAACGCCGTCCTCACCGGCTGGCGGTTGCGCGCGCCGTCCGGGACCGAGTATGTGTTTGCGGAATTCTCGCTTGTCGCCCAGGGCGCCGTGCTCGTCCACACCGCCGAGGGCGTCGACACGGCAATCGATCTCTATTGGAATCTGAAGGAAACCCTCTGGCATTCCGGCGACGAGGTGATCCTGCTCGATCCGCTCGGGAACCTGCGTTCGGCGTATGTGATTCCCTGACCGCGCCCTCCAAGGGCACCTCCCCCCGTTTGCCCAAGGACGGAAGTGGCTGTTCGTTTGAATCCAGGATGGAAAATTGGGGGACAACAGGGGGGAGGGCTGGACCGAACCGGACCGCTCTGCTACACTACCGTCCCGGAGTCCACCATGAACCAAGTCCTGTATCGGAAATGGCGTCCGCAGACCTGGGAGGACGTGGTCGGGCAAAAACACGTCGTCCAGACGCTGAAGAACGCGCTCGCCACGGGGCGGATTGCGCATGCCTACCTCTTCGCCGGCCCGCGCGGGACGGGGAAGACGAGCACGGCGCGGATCCTGGCCAAGGCCGCGAATTGCCTGGCCGAAGCGGAGGCGGAGCGCCCCTGCAACCAATGCTCCCGCTGCAAGGCGGTGAACGAGGGAAGATACCTTGACCTGATCGAGATCGACGCCGCTTCCAACACCAGCGTTGAGGACGTGCGCGATCTGCGCGAACGGGTTCCCTTCGCGCCGGGCGACGGCCGCTACAAGGTCTACATCATCGACGAAGTGCACATGCTTTCCAGCGCCGCCTTCAATGCGCTGCTTAAAACCCTCGAAGAGCCGCCGTCGCATGCGATCTTCATCCTGGCCACGACCGAAGCCCATAAAATCCCCGCCACGGTGGTCTCGCGCTGTCAGCGGCACGAGTTCCGCCGTTTGGGCGTGGCGGAGATCACCGCCCAGCTGGCGGAGATGGTCAAAGCGGAAGGCATGGAGGCCGAACCGGAGGCGCTGGAAGCCGTCGCCCGCCAGGCGACGGGCAGCATGCGCGACGCCATCAGCCTGCTGGACCAACTCGGCTCGCTCGGGGAATCGATCACACTGCAGCGCACGCTCGAGATGCTGGGTTCCACCGGCGGCGGAACCGTGCAGGAGCTGGCGGAATGCATCGCCCGCCGGGACGCGGCCAAGGGATTGCTGATCATTCACCGCGCCACGGATTCCGGCGCGGACGCCCGCCAGTTCGCCCGCCAGGTGGTGGATCACCTGCGCGGGGTGCTGATGGCCGCGT comes from the Anaerolineales bacterium genome and includes:
- a CDS encoding NYN domain-containing protein, which translates into the protein MPYVIDGHNLIGAFPGLALSDPGDEHQLLRLLERFGAAARCKMVVFFDRGRPDLGPPVRGGGWVRAHFIPPPRRADDAILDFLRGRGDARHYIVVSSDTEVRRRALRAGAKILSAQEFLRRMRFVPHPMEKEKPPPDAEDFDLWMDIFKE
- a CDS encoding LysM peptidoglycan-binding domain-containing protein; this translates as MAKRWIFYLALNVLVSAATMLGVLFLWNRSQQSAAPAPTAPLTLQPHGEVLPLPAVSPTPKTFLYTVKAGDTLGRIAEQFGVTVEELVEVNNLENPDWLEPGMTLIIPVHGETGRAVPDDPTVTPQEGEQAPWPFIESVVSPGNLLFEAVRITNPGPNAVLTGWRLRAPSGTEYVFAEFSLVAQGAVLVHTAEGVDTAIDLYWNLKETLWHSGDEVILLDPLGNLRSAYVIP
- the dnaX gene encoding DNA polymerase III subunit gamma/tau, translated to MNQVLYRKWRPQTWEDVVGQKHVVQTLKNALATGRIAHAYLFAGPRGTGKTSTARILAKAANCLAEAEAERPCNQCSRCKAVNEGRYLDLIEIDAASNTSVEDVRDLRERVPFAPGDGRYKVYIIDEVHMLSSAAFNALLKTLEEPPSHAIFILATTEAHKIPATVVSRCQRHEFRRLGVAEITAQLAEMVKAEGMEAEPEALEAVARQATGSMRDAISLLDQLGSLGESITLQRTLEMLGSTGGGTVQELAECIARRDAAKGLLIIHRATDSGADARQFARQVVDHLRGVLMAASGNADLVEATPETRAALKDLAAAMDPAALYRSIHAFSRAAADLRSGWRPQLPLELALIDSIIDSPPQSSGQAAAAKPASAGGGGGAARPAPARAPTPPLNPAAKPNVAPGSGPTAAEVNSAGLSLGRIRETWPRVLGGVRERDSRSYTLFARARPDALDGDLLSIAVDSDLVRQKCARPETLLVLQGVLAEVLGSPMRIRFLIGKPQSIAEQPAQYPEGGMVDTASREFGAQVIDLP